From Desulfosalsimonas propionicica:
TTACGCCTACCGGAGCCTGCCGGTGGATGCCTTTCCGGATGTATCGCCCAGCCTCGTCCAGGTCTTTACTGTCACCGCAGGCCTGGCCCCCGAAGAGGTCGAAAAATACGTCACCTATCCCATTGAGGCCAAGATGACCGGTTTGCCTAAGGTGCGCGCAATCCGGTCCGTTTCGAATTTCGGACTGTCGGTGGTCAATATTTATTTCGAGGACGGCACCGACATTTATTTTGCCCGGCAGGTGGCGGGCGAAAAACTCGGCGAAGCCCGCGAGCAAATCCCGGAGGGGTTCGGTGACCCGCAGATGGGGCCCATTGCCACCGGCCAGGGGCAAATTCTTTACTATTATCTGAATGACACCACCGGAACCTATTCCCTGACCGAACTGAGAACCTTCCAGGACTGGATCGTGAAGTTCAATCTCCAGACCGTTCCCGGGGTCACCGAGGTGCTCGGCATCGGCGGTCACGAAAAGCAGTTTCAGGTGGTGGTGGATCCGGATGCCCTGCTGCGCTATAAGCTGTCCCTGCAAGGGGTTATTGAACAGATCGGAAAAAACAACCGCAACGTCGGCGCCCAGTTCCTGGAGCAAAACGGCGAGCAGTTGATCGTCCGTTCCGAAGGTTTGGCCGAAGGCCTTGCCGATCTGGAAAAAATCGTGCTCAAAAGCGCAGGCGGCCGGCCGGTTTATCTCGCCGACGTGGCGGATATAAAGATCGGCGGCGCCATCCGCCGGGGGCTTCAAACCCGAAACGGCGAAGCGGAGATCGTGGCGGGCATGGTCATCAAGCTGATCGGCACCAATTCGTCGACTGTTATTGCGCGGGTCCAGGAAAAACTGGCGGAAATCCAGAACAGTCTGCCGGAAGGTGTCGAAATCGTGCCGTTTTACGAGCAGAAAACCATTGTGGACGCTTCGGTCAACACGGTCACAACCGCCCTGGTCCAGGGTATCGGGTTGGTGCTGGTGGTGGTGTTCGTGTTCATGGGCGGCATCCGGCCCAGCCTGATTGTGTCCCTGGCCATTCCCTTTTCCGTATTGTTTACTTTCATCGTCATGCGCGTCACGGGCATGTCCGCCAACCTGATGACCCTGGGCGGGGTGGCCATTGCCATCGGGATGATGGTCGACGGCACCATCGTGATGGTGGAAAACGCCGATCGCATGCTGCGCCGCTCCGACCCGGACGAATCCGTATCCCACGTGGTTTCCCGGGCCTGCCGGGAAGTGGGACGGCCGATTCTGTTTGCCATCAGCATTATTATCATCGTGTTTCTCCCGCTGTTTACCCTGGAAGGGGTGGAGGGCAAGACCTTCCGGCCGCTGGCCTACACCGTATCCATTGCCATGCTGGGAGCGATGATCTACAGCATTTTTCAGACGCCGGCGCTGAGCGCACTGCTGCTCAAACGCCCCGGCAGCAAATCCTCGGGGCCAACAGCGCCGGCGCCGAAAGAACCCCTGGTGGTGCGGGCGCTGCTTAAACCCTATAGGCCGCTGGTCGGATTTTTCGTCCGGTTCCGGTGGCTGGCCGTCAGCCTTTCCGTGCTGCTGCTTGTCATCGGGGCGCTCATCTATCCGCGTCTCGGCCAGGAATTCACCCCGCGGCTCCTGGAAGGCGATATCATGGTGAACCTCACATTTGCGCCCTCGGCATCCATTTCTGAAAGCAAGCGCAACGTGATGCTTTTGGAAAAGCGTTTTCTTGCGATACCGGAGGTATCCGAAGTGGTCAGCCGCATCGGGCGCGGCGAGGTCGGGGCGCATTCGGCGCCGGTGAATGTCAGCCACATGAATGTGTTGTTAAAACCCGAATTCGAGTGGACGGATGCGAAAACGCAGCCCGATATCGAGGCCAAAATCCGGGAGAAACTCAAGGGGTTTCCCGGGGTTCAGGCCAATATCACCCAGCCGATCCAATTGAGCGTCGACGAGCTCATCGGCGGCGTGAAAGCGGAGCTGGCCGTGAAACTGTTTGGCAACCGCATCGGCACTCTCAAGGAGAAAGGCGATGCCATCGGCGCCGTGCTGCGCGATGTTGCCGGCGCAGCAGACGTTCAGGTGCAGCAGATGACCGGTGCGCCGCAGCTCATCATCCGCCCGGACCAGGAGGCCGCGGCCCGGTATGGCATAAACATTGCCGATATCCAGGACGTGATCCGAGCCGCAGTGGGCGGAGTGGAAGCCGGGCAAGTATTTGAAGGCATTCGCCGGTTTGACATTTACGTCCGATATGAAGCCTCAGCCCGAAGCACCCCCGAGGCCATCGAAAATATTATCGTGCAGACCCCGGAGGGGGTTCGCCTGCCGCTTTCCGAGCTGGCAACCGTGAAAACCGTGGTGGGCCCCCGCCAGATCCTTCGGGAAAACAACCAGCGCTATATCGCCGTTCAATGCAACGTGGTGGGCCGGGATATCGGCAGCTTCGTGGAAGAAGCCCAAAAGCGGATTGCAGCCGACATCGACCTGCCGGCCGGCTATTTTATCAACTGGGGCGGGCAGTTTGAACTGCAGCAGCAGGCCAACCAGCGCCTGGCCATCGTGATTCCGGTCACGCTGGCGCTCATCGCACTGATGCTCTACATGAGCTTTAAGACATTTTCCAGCACCCTGCTCATCCTGCTCAACATCCCCCTGGCCTTAGTCGGCGGGGTGGTGGCGCTTTGGATTGGCGGGCAGAATCTTTCGGTTCCCGCGTCAGTGGGATTTATCGCATTATTCGGAATTGCCCTGGAAAACGG
This genomic window contains:
- a CDS encoding efflux RND transporter permease subunit, which encodes MIRNIIHTALANKLLVVISIVLVFGFGVYAYRSLPVDAFPDVSPSLVQVFTVTAGLAPEEVEKYVTYPIEAKMTGLPKVRAIRSVSNFGLSVVNIYFEDGTDIYFARQVAGEKLGEAREQIPEGFGDPQMGPIATGQGQILYYYLNDTTGTYSLTELRTFQDWIVKFNLQTVPGVTEVLGIGGHEKQFQVVVDPDALLRYKLSLQGVIEQIGKNNRNVGAQFLEQNGEQLIVRSEGLAEGLADLEKIVLKSAGGRPVYLADVADIKIGGAIRRGLQTRNGEAEIVAGMVIKLIGTNSSTVIARVQEKLAEIQNSLPEGVEIVPFYEQKTIVDASVNTVTTALVQGIGLVLVVVFVFMGGIRPSLIVSLAIPFSVLFTFIVMRVTGMSANLMTLGGVAIAIGMMVDGTIVMVENADRMLRRSDPDESVSHVVSRACREVGRPILFAISIIIIVFLPLFTLEGVEGKTFRPLAYTVSIAMLGAMIYSIFQTPALSALLLKRPGSKSSGPTAPAPKEPLVVRALLKPYRPLVGFFVRFRWLAVSLSVLLLVIGALIYPRLGQEFTPRLLEGDIMVNLTFAPSASISESKRNVMLLEKRFLAIPEVSEVVSRIGRGEVGAHSAPVNVSHMNVLLKPEFEWTDAKTQPDIEAKIREKLKGFPGVQANITQPIQLSVDELIGGVKAELAVKLFGNRIGTLKEKGDAIGAVLRDVAGAADVQVQQMTGAPQLIIRPDQEAAARYGINIADIQDVIRAAVGGVEAGQVFEGIRRFDIYVRYEASARSTPEAIENIIVQTPEGVRLPLSELATVKTVVGPRQILRENNQRYIAVQCNVVGRDIGSFVEEAQKRIAADIDLPAGYFINWGGQFELQQQANQRLAIVIPVTLALIALMLYMSFKTFSSTLLILLNIPLALVGGVVALWIGGQNLSVPASVGFIALFGIALENGMVLVTYINQLVREGVPVSAASIQGACLRLRPVLMTAATTALGLIPLLLSSGTGSEVQKPLAVVVIGGLVSSTFLTLLVLPSLYKWFAPRIETETNGN